The genomic interval gcATTCCTCCAAATGTGATGCCtggcattcagggcaaagagttcaatatttgtctcatcagaccagagaatcttgaccagagtcctttaggtgccttttggcaaactccacgtaggctgtcatgtgccttttactgaggagtggcttccgtctggccactctactataaaggcctgattggtggagtgctgcagagatggttgtccttctggaagattctcacATCTTcatagaggagctctgtcagagtgaccatcggttcttggtcacctccctgaccaaatcCCTTCtctgatttctcagtttggctgggcagccagctctaggaagagtattggtggttccaaacttctttaatTTAAGAATGGTGGTGGCCACTTTGTTctcagggaccttcaatgctgcagaaatgttttggtacacttccctgtgcctcgacacaatcttgtcttggagctctacagacaattcctttgacctcatggcttggtttttgctctgacatgcactgtcaactgtgggaccttaaatagacaggtgtgtgcctttccaaatcatgtccaatcaattgaatttaccactggtggactacaatcaagttgaagaaacttCTCAAAGacgattaatggaaacaggatgcacctgagctcaattttgagtctcatagcaaagggtctgaatacttatgtaactaaggtatctgttttttagtttgaatacatttgcagaaatttctaaaacctgtttttgctttgccattatggggtattgtcacaAAATAAGTCGTACTCGTCGTTGAAAATGTCATacaggagagagaaggaccaaggcgcagcggaagtgtggacactcattcttttaattggtaaatgaaaaaaagcatccacagggaaaacaaaacaatgaacggTACTCACGATttacaacagttttgcaggctatctaaaacgcagtgcaaaaacaattccccacaaccccaaagacaaacacacacacctatataggacttccaatcaaaggcaactatacacacctgccttcaattggaagtcccaatcatcaacccaacatttaacaaacacaaaccccctgccacatcctgaccaagactaagcaaaacgccctctgctggtcaggacgtgacaggtattgtgtgtagattgatgagaatattttagaataaggctttaacgtaacaaaatgtgaaaaagtgaaggggtctgaatactttccaaatgcacagtTCTGAGCACCTTAAATAACCTCTTCTAGCTGCTAGAGCGATGTCTAATGATTTTATTCTATTTAGAGTTTCATTCCATTTAAAGCTGCCTGTGTTGACTTTTTCATATCTTATAAAGAATCACCCTATATACCTGTTTTATCCTCAAGATCCATCCATCCTCACCTGTATGACAGGAGTTTATTAATTTCGGCTCCAAATGAAACATTGCATTTGTCAATGACAGATGGAGTAGAGGAGGGCATGTAAGGTAAGAGATCTTTCCTATGTGTGGTACGTGACAGATTGTACTATGTTGTTGCATCCTCTTTATCCATCAATCACACTTTGAGTTGCTTTGACTGGTGAAAGTGGGTGTTTCAGCACATCTATACCcccatccaaacacacacacacacacacacacacacacacacacacacaccctcttgcTTCAGAAATGTGCCAGATCACTGCTTTAGGCCATTCTGGCCTGAACTTGAACCTTGTTCCCCTTTACCTGTGGCCAAACTCATTGAAATGATATGTGACCAGCCTAGATTTCTCATTCAGAACATCAGACTGTAGATTATAATTGTTAATTGCTGAATTGGGGAAAAACAAAATATGTTTGTTTGTTAGTTGAAAACATATTGTAAACACTACAATCTATTTTAGAGGATTACAATGGTTAGACCTACTATAATTCTTCATACTGGCACGCAGCTAAGGCTTGATTAAATACACATTAGGGCCGACTTTTGTTGCAGTAAAATGCACTCATGTGGCCCCTTTATTCTTATTAGCATGACTGTGTAGAAACTCAGCCTGAATAGTTGATACTTCTAAAGGAATTGAATGTGCATTCCTAGAACATTGATTTTACGTCAATGCCATTGTTGGTGACGAGCATTTGTTGGTTTGTGGGTCATCTATATCTGTGTTGTGACTTCCTcccctgagagagacagaaacattgtCCCCGTATCTTTCTGTTTGTGAATCAAGCTGTCCTGACAAAAGAGGTTCATCCAACTCAGCAAGTAGTCCATTGTATTTCCAGCCTCACCTGATGGCAATCACATTACCAAAGTGCTATTCTACCTAGACTCCGACAGTAAGAATGATAATCTGTATTATGCAGACACCAGACTGCCTGATAGGATTATAGTAACACCTCTGTTGTTGTTGGGCTGTCACTGTCCATGTGTCAACTCTGAGCATCACAGATCAGAAGTTTATATTTTCTCTCTCAGAAGTACAGTTAGCTGTTTTTCAGAAAGGTGTTGAGGACAAGTAATGTTCCAGGAACCCCTGTAACAGGGACGGATGGTGTTATCTAGAAGCACGCCTGATCCACGGCACAAAGGCAGGTTTTGGAGGATGTATTGTGTGTACTGTAAACTGGAGGGAGCTCAATGTTCTTGAGGGAGTTTCATCTCAAACGGCTAGGCAACGTGAGTCACGTACGATCTGGCTCGGACACTAAACCCACAACCCAGTACAACAAGTGCTATTTAACAGTACACAGCCGCATCTCCAATTCAACCCCTCAAATGATCATGATAATTCATTCTAATTCACATATAAGACACTTAAGGCATCAAGGTTGTAGGAGAACATAATCATTTTCATGGCTAAACATCAGTTACAAAACATTCAATATTACCTTATAAGGTCATAGATTGGATATCATAAACAATCCATCAATAAagcaacagacaggacagacatggtGTACAAAGCACATGTAATCCCTTTCAAAAGGAGTCTAAAAAATATCCATGAGTAACAAGTATGGGCACCATCCAGTGTCCTCAGCAGAACTTTGCCTGTATTACTCCACCTGGCTTGTTTTATTATCGTTGTGTGTACCGGAAAACTCCACTAGTCCTCAGAAGGAGGACAATTATCCCTCATGGGGACATTTCCCAGGTCTAAGGATAGTCTATTTTAGGGTTAGAATTGGGGTAAGGTTGGTTTAGGCGTTAGGGAAATTTTGAATCGAAATAcattttaggtgtgtgtgtgtgtgtgtgtgtgtgtgtgtgtgtgtgtgtgtgtgtgtgtgtgtgtgtgtgtgcactaatAATGCCAGCTCCTAGTGCTATACCTGATCCACACACATTTGAGTGCTGATATCCACCAGCCTCATACTTCTGGGCTTGGAGATGGAGATGACTGTGAAAAGCACTCAGGTTCCTCATAGAGAAACGACAAGCACTAGTAGTCCTTCTTCTCTCACCAAAATAAATCACAGTAGGCCTAGTCGATGCATTAAAATGGATTCAAGAAATGCAAAAAGTATGTCCATTTGTTCTGTATTCAAATGGATCATTTACACAAAGGTCATAATTGCGCATTGACAGTAATTGTTAGCCAAATGAATGTAAACGAATTCGTCCCCTAAAAGTTTTATACAAAATAATTGACTATTCAAATATCGCAGAAGTATTGACATTAACGGTTAGAGGGGATGACGGTAGTTGCATGTAGATTTAGGCTACCTGTCATCAAAACTAGCAAAAGCAGTCACACTCAAGGAACAAATAGTCTTAtcaacaaaatgtattttatttagacAATAAATTATTCACAGAGTGGACTTTTGTTAAGATTATACAAGTAGGCCTACAGTTTCAATCTCTTCAAGTAACTCGTGCGTCTTTTTTCCTCCAGTGCGCAAGTCTGTATCCCGGTGCATACAAGGCGCATACTGGGTTAAATGGGGATACCAGCTCAATCCTTCTAACAGACAGGTGCCCCGCCAGTCCCAGCCCAGCTTTACCACTCTTTCAACATCTCACAAGCAATTCATAACTGTCACTTGCGAGCAAGGGCGAGTTATGTGGTCAGGAGATCGCCGGGGAAGAAGCCGATTGGATATTTTGGAGCAAAGTTGTGAAGTATAAATAGAGCATCTTCATCTCTCAAGACTTCAGATACCTGATCGACAGGAACTCGACAGATTAATTTCACTCAATTGAACTTGTAGGTTACTGGAGACTTGTTTACTTTGAATCTTTTGAACTTTGAATTTCAAATCTCAATAATCGGCGGAGACATTGAAAAATCTATAATTTTTGTATCAACAAATAGGCTACATCCATTTTTCTCTCTAAATTTTCTTTGAAACTGGTACACGCTGGCGATGTGGTGGATGCTGTTTCCCCGGTGGATCTGGTTCTTGTTGGGGCAGTGCCTGGTTCTGTGGTTGGACCAGCGGGTCAGGGCCATGTCTGTAGCCGGAGTAGCCTACTCCCATGCCGGCATCTGCCCCAACGAGATGAACCCCAACCTTTGGGTAGACGCCATGAGTACCTGTTTGCGGGAGTGCGAATCTGACCAGGTGGGTGTTCCCTGTCATAACGTCCTACTCTACTCAGTGAGAAATAACATATTATTGTTTTAATTCAAGTTGTTAAATTATAGGTTTTAAAATAATTAATTCATGATGGAATATGAGTCATTTGTAATTCTATATGATGTATAATTCAAAAAGTGCATTGCAATTTGTCACTCAACACCTGCTTTTGTATTAAATGAGaataaacattattattattattattctaatCATTTTAATACATATTTTTACAAATGCTTCTCTAACACGTAAAATTCTACAGTAACCAATCATTTTAATCCCTCCCTCTCCTACAGGAGTGTGAGAAGTTTGAGAAGTGTTGTCCCAACGTATGTGGGAACCAGAGCTGCGTGGCGGCACGCTACATGGACGTTAATGGGAAAAAGGGTCCAGTGGGCATGCCCAAAGAAGCTACCTGTGCCAGCTTCATGTGCACCCAGCAGGGCTCTCAGTGTGACATCTGGGAAGGCCAGCCTGTGTGTAAGTGCAGGGACCGCTGTGAGAGAGAACCTCACTTCACCTGCGCCTCCGACGGCATGACCTACTACAACAAGTGCTACATGGATGCTGAGGCCTGCTCCAAGGGCATCGCCCTCTCTGTGGTCACCTGTCGCTTCCACCTCACCTGGCCCAACACCAGCCCCCCGTTGCCCCTGGAGACCACCCTCCGACCAACCACAGCCCCCCTCCAGGAGACGCCCCCACTCCTGACGGAACCCCAGCCGCCAGTCATGGCCAGCAGCTCATCACAACAGTTGGTTACCGTGGGAGACACGGCCAGCTTCCTGTGTGACGTCACGGGGCACCCGCGGCCCGAGATTAGCTGGCAAAAGCACCAGGTGGAGGGAGATGGAAGGGAGAGGGTTGTGATGAGACCCAATCACGTGAGGGGGAATGTGGTAGTCACCAACATTGGCCAGCTGGTGATCTACAACGCCCAGCCTCAGGACTCTGGTGTCTACACCTGTACTGCAAACAACCCCTCTGGCTCGGCCCATTCCCACCATGCCCTCACCGTGGTGCCCAGGGATCCCCTGAGGAGAGAAGAGCCCAGGAACATGACACGCTGCCCGGCCGAGGAGTGCCAGAGGCCCCCTGACACAGTGGAGGAGTGTGGTGGGAAGGAGAGGGTGAGCTGGTACTATGAGCCCAAAAGGAAcagctgcttctccttcacccatggCAGCTGTAACAGCAACAGGAAACCATTTGAGACGTATGAGGCGTGTATGTTGTGCTGTGGTCCGGAGGTGTCTGCCCCCTGTGGCCTGCCCAGCCTGCAGGGTCCCTGTAAGGCCTACGAGCCCCGCTGGGCCTACAGCAGCAGCCAGAGGCAGTGCCAGTCCTTCATCTACGGAGGCTGCAGTGGCAACGACAACAACTTTGAGTCCAGAGAGGCCTGTGAGGAGATGTGCCCCTTCCCTAAGAACCACCACTGTAAAACTTGTAAACCCAGAGGCAAGATGGTGACCAGCTTCTGTAAGAGTGACTTTGTGATCCTGGGGAGTTTGTCTGGActgatggaggagagggactCGGGCCAAGCCCTAGTCACAGTGGAGGAGATCCTGAAGGATGAGAAGATGGGCCTCCGGTTCTTCGGCAAGGAGCCTCTGGAGGTGACCTTCACCAACATGGACTGGAACTGCCAATGTCCAAACATCAGCGAAGGTCAGGTCATCGTCATGGGAGATGTGAGGGACGGCATGGCCGTGCTGCAGGCGGACAGCTATGTGGGAGCGTCGAACACACGCCGGGTACGGAAGCTCAGAGAGGTCATCACTAAGAACACCTGTGACATTCTCAAAGAGTTCCCCGCCATTCAGTAGAccagggggagagggatgggggtgctttgatgacaattgcacacacacacacacacatacatacatttatttttaattgaaatgtttTATCCTTTTTCCTCCCCAAAAGATTGCATTCAATGCAAGACGCCAAAGTTCaaagcagaaagtaaataaaaacggAAAAACGTAACACAGCTCTGTACATACTGTACCTTGCTCTGAGAGTTTCACTTGAACAAAACATTCTTAAAGCGCCCTGCCAACCTGTCTGTTTAGCCCAATGTTCTCTGTTGTGGTCTGACTGTTGGCTTCTAATTGAAAAACCATGTATCAGAACAGAGGAGACATTCATCAAACCCTCTAGTTGTCTAATTCCCTATAGACTCGGGCCTTTTCCCCCTCCGCCTCTCCTGGTGCATCTGGAAATCGACCAAGCAGACTTTGCTCTTTGGAAGCACTGCACAGAAACAAAATGTTCTAATGTTTGTAGTATATACTTTACTTTaaggttgtttttgttgttgtttttaatgtTTGTTTTCGTGTTATTGATCTTTCACTGTGGATGATAAAGCTTTTTCCTTACCTCTCTGGTAGAACCGACgacagtgtgtctgtgtaatatactgtatgaTTAAGTTTTGTCAGTGCACCTGATTAAGTTGTAATATATTCTCTCAATGGTTGATTGCTACATTTTCCAAGAATCAGAATGATCTATTAACAATAAGGCACGTTAATGCTTCCTTTTGATATGTTGCTATTTATTGTACCGTCATCTTTTTGCTCTGCTGTTGACTTGCTTTTATACTTATTCCCAAAGCACATTCTCTTCATTTGTTTTCTTGTTGGAACGTATGTTCCTTATTTGTCTTTTGTGTAATATTTTATGTCTTGTATAAGATCAAACGGGGATATCCATATCCCTGCGTTGTaatgtaaatatataataaaatattaGATTCTGTCTCTACTTTGATATTTTACTGTTTCATAAAATGAAAGAAATTATTGGAATATACCACAAGAAGTAAAGGGGAAAATGACAGGAGAGAATGAGGAAATATCTTCACACATTTCAGCTATaattatactgaataaaaatataaacgcaacatgtaaagtgttggtcgcatgtttcatgagctgaaaaaaagattccagaaatgttccatacacacaaaaagcttatttctctcaaattgtgtgcacaaatttgttgacatccctgttagtgagcatttttcctttgccaagataatccatccacctgacaggtgtggcatatcaagaagctgatttaacagcatgatcattacacaagtgcaccttgtgctggggacaaaaggccactgtaaaatgtgcagttttgtcacacaacacaatgccacagatgtatttctgtctgtaatgaaaCCCTTTTGCGGGGAAAAACTcactctgattggctgggcatAGCCCCCCAAGTGGGTGCGccactgcccagtcatgtgaaatccatagattagggcctaatgaatttatttcaattgactgattccaTCTATGAACTTTGacacagtaaaatcttttaaattgttgcaagttgtgtttatatttttgttcagtatacagtaccagtcaaaagtttggacacacctactcattcaagggtttttcttttttttctcactattttctacattgtagaagaatagtaaagacatcaaaactatgaaatggcacatatggaatcatgtagtaaccaaaaaagtgtcaaacaaatctaaatatatttgagattcctcaaagcagccaccctttgcctttatgacagctttgcacactcttggcattctctcaaccagcttctatggggtagtcacctggaatgcatttcaatcaacaggtgtgccttgttaaaagttaatttgtggaatttctttccttcttagtgcgtttgagacagtcagttgtgttgtgacaaggtagggatggcatacagaagatagccatatttggtaaaagaccatgtcaagaatagctcaaataagctaagagaaatgacagtccatcgttacttttaagacatgaaggcaagcaatggacattagaccggtggaaatatgtcctttggtctgatgagtccaaatttgagatttttggttccaaccgctgtgtcttgtgagacgcagagtaggtgaacggatgatctccgcatgatgtttcccaccatgaagcatggaggaggaggtgtgatggtgtagggatgctttgctggtgacactctgtgatatatttagaattcaaggcacacttaaccagcatggctaccacagcattctgcagcgatacaccatcccatctggtttgcgcttagcgggactatcatttgtttttcaactggagaatgacccaaaacacaccttcaggctttgtaagggctatttgaccaaggagagtgatgaagtgctgcatcatatgacctggccttcacaatcacccaacctcaacccaattgagatggtttgggatgggttggaccgcagagtgaaggaaaagcagccaacaagtgctcagcatatgtgggaactccttcaagatggttggaaaagcattcctcataaagttggttgagataatgccatgagtgtgcaaagctgtcatcgaggcaaagggtggctactttgaagaatataaaatatattttgatttgtttaacatttttttggttagtacatgattccgtaagtgttgtttcatagttttgatgtgttcactattactctacaatgtagaaaatagtaaaaataaagaaaaacccttgaatgagtgggtgtgtccaaacttttgacttgtactctATATATACCGCCATATGTATACATTGTAAAGGTGAAACGAGGTAGCAGTTAGACCCTGATACAGCATTTCTCCAGTTGTTTTTTTCTCCACCACCATGAGCCACTCAGACTGTAAAGTAACAGAGACCATGCGTGCGTCTATACAGTAAAAGTGCTGTACCTGGGTGGTTTGTCTGACAGGAgtgatgaaagagagaggggaatagcgTGTCCCCAGCCCACCCTGgtcgctcccctctctcctctccttcgccCCTCTTTCCGCCCTCTTTCCTCGACTCCCACCCTccccctcaaacacacacacacagcccccagtGGCATAGTAAAAACTCCACTGTGTTTTGTTTAGCCTCTCCAATTCCTGTGTAATTGGGTAGAGCAGCTAAGCCGTAAACCTCAGGTCCACTCCCATTCAGGAGTTATGTCTTTCAAGGTCTGCCAGAAGCCTGTTCTGGGCCTGGGGTTCGACAAGGGTGTTCCTCCACTCCTGCCTTCctctggttctcccatctcagctctgagcccagagagggagggaagcagtAGATATCCCCAGGTATGGTGTTCCATTACAGGCTGAATCACCTGGGACCTCAGGCCTACTGTGTAACTGCTTTTGTTGGTTTAGAGAAGGACAAGTAGATGGTGAGCTTTAGAGCGATCTATCAGGAAGATATGTGCAGGATCTATTAGCTGTTGCCTTCTTTCATTCTCACCATTGACATAATAAAACATTGATATGATTTGAGATGTACTGTGGTTGTTCTGCACACTATTCACAGCCCACTCAAAGAGCTGAGATTGAACCAGCAGTATGGCAGGACAAGCACATTACCTGATGTTCTGTGCCATAAAGGTCCAGACCTCTCTGCAAAGGCTGTGGTACACTTCCATAGACCCCGTTCGTACACATTGGTGTTGGAATTCGGATTTACCACAAGTTTGACAGAACTGGACAACCAATGTTTTGATGAGTGTGTTTGCTCAAAAACAGATGTGCAATGGTTCTGGCAAAACTAAACTATTTTACCAAATGTCACAAAGAAACAAACTTTTGCTTGttgatttttgtgtgtgtgattttcacCCTTGACTGAGCTTGTATATGTGGTGATATACAGTGagcaccaaaagtattgggacagggattattgttatttattttttactttgtcctgcatttttttgggggggggggtatgatatttgtgcagctgtaactttctcactcaccattactcacgattcattcaggactatccataatcatggtagcatccacattaatgtagaagtcttTAGAAAACtattatattgttatttacataaaagtgactccaaaaaggacacaatacattatcattcatttctattgggcacaaaataatctgaaacacaaccaaaacaaacaacaaatgcaTCCAAaacgtttgtagagtcacaaacttgatgtaatcattgagtgctatgaatatgggaccaaatactaaacttttgactactttaatacacaagtgaatttgtcccaatacttttgatcccctaaaatgggggggggggggactatgtacaaaaagtgttgtaatttctaaacgcttcactcgatatggatgaaaataccctcaaattaaagctgacagtctgcagttTCTGTGTAATTTCAAATtgaaagtgctggagtacagagcccaaACAATGTGtgactgtcccaatacttttggaactCAACATAATTAGCCATTGCTTCCTCGAGAGAGTCAGTACTCTGTAGTGACCTACAGCAGCTTTCTGTACAGTGCTCAGTTCCTTACTCAAGGGCACATCTACtgtacagatttttaccttttcagcttggggatttgaaccagtgaccttttggttactggcccaacactgtaaccactaggccagtgtttcccaactctggTCCTTGaatacccccaacagcacacattttagTTTTAGTGCCaaaaacacctgattcaaatggtcaagggcttgatgattaaattacaattagaatcaggtgtgcttgtcaggGGCCACAACTAAAATATGTACTGTTGAGGGTActcgaggaccggagttgggaaagACTGCACTTGTTGCCCTAAcaaatctctctctgtgtgtgtaaggAATTATTACAACGGATGTTGAGAATAGAGTGTCCTCTCCACCGTTGGGATACGCATTGGTATTACAATGCATGTACACCCGAATTTCACAACCAATCTGTGTGGGGCCATATAGGGATGCTACAGTAGCACTGAAAACACAGTTTACAGAAGCACCTGGATCTAGATGACAATATAAATACCACTTACTTGATGATAATGTCCCTCTGGCAAATATCTCTCAATTCCATCAGCAAAACCAGCAAAAGGATAGCCTATGCATTGAGGAATGTCTTGGCAGACACAATTCCATGTTCCCCAAGGGAGAAATGTACAAGTTACATATAATAATAGTCTGACAGCTTATGTTTGAAAGATATACTGTCTCCTTACCTCAGTAATTCTTTTGTGTTTAaatatatcataaggtgaatgcaccaatttgtaagtcactctggataagagcgtctgctaaatgacttaaatgtaaaatgtaatgtattttaTTGATACCAATCATGAGAAACATCagagtatacagtaccagtcaaaagtttggacacacctactcattcaagggcttatctttatttttactgttttctacattgtaaaataataatgaagacatcaaaaatatgaaataacacatatggaatcatgtagtaaccaaaaagtgttaaaacacattttaaattgttcaaagtagccaacctttgccttgatggcagctttgcacactcttggcattctctcaaccagcttcacctggaatgcttttccaactgtcttgaaggagttcccgcatctgctgagcacttgttggctgcttttccttcactctgcagtccaactcatcccaaaccatctcaattgggttgaggttgggtgattggggaggccaagtcatctggtgcagcactccatcactctccttcttggtaaaatagcccttccacagcctggtggtgtgttgggtcattgtcctgttgaaaaataaattgtaGTCCTACTAAggacaaaccagatgggatggcgtatcgctgcagaatgctgtggtagccatgctggctaagagtgccttgaattctaaataaatcacagacagtgtcaccagcaaagcaccaacacacctcctccatgcttcacgtggcaactacacatgcggagatcatccgttcacctactctgcgtctcacaaagacacagcggttggaaccaacagtctcaaatttggactcatcagaccaaaggacagatttccaccgatcgaatgtccattgctcatgtttcttggcccaagcaagtctcttcttcttattggggtcctttaggaggggtttctttgcagcaatttgaccatgaatgtctgattcacgcagtctcctctgaacagttgatgttgagatgtgtctgttacttgaagtctgtgaagcacttattttggctgcaatctgaggtgcagttaactctaatgaatttatcctgtgcagcagaggtaattctgggtcttcctttcctgtggcggtcctcatgagagccagtttcatcctaACGCTTgatagtttcttcaagtgcagtcgcaaaaaccatcaaagttcttgacatttttcagATTGACTGAAAGTCTTTAAGTAATGATGTAC from Salmo salar chromosome ssa28, Ssal_v3.1, whole genome shotgun sequence carries:
- the LOC106589511 gene encoding WAP, Kazal, immunoglobulin, Kunitz and NTR domain-containing protein 2 is translated as MWWMLFPRWIWFLLGQCLVLWLDQRVRAMSVAGVAYSHAGICPNEMNPNLWVDAMSTCLRECESDQECEKFEKCCPNVCGNQSCVAARYMDVNGKKGPVGMPKEATCASFMCTQQGSQCDIWEGQPVCKCRDRCEREPHFTCASDGMTYYNKCYMDAEACSKGIALSVVTCRFHLTWPNTSPPLPLETTLRPTTAPLQETPPLLTEPQPPVMASSSSQQLVTVGDTASFLCDVTGHPRPEISWQKHQVEGDGRERVVMRPNHVRGNVVVTNIGQLVIYNAQPQDSGVYTCTANNPSGSAHSHHALTVVPRDPLRREEPRNMTRCPAEECQRPPDTVEECGGKERVSWYYEPKRNSCFSFTHGSCNSNRKPFETYEACMLCCGPEVSAPCGLPSLQGPCKAYEPRWAYSSSQRQCQSFIYGGCSGNDNNFESREACEEMCPFPKNHHCKTCKPRGKMVTSFCKSDFVILGSLSGLMEERDSGQALVTVEEILKDEKMGLRFFGKEPLEVTFTNMDWNCQCPNISEGQVIVMGDVRDGMAVLQADSYVGASNTRRVRKLREVITKNTCDILKEFPAIQ